The DNA sequence GGGAACAAAAATATGATTTGCTTCTTTGGTTGAGACATGATTGCCTCTACTTTCCTTGTCCCGTGTGGGCTTTGAAGGTATCCAATAAATTGGTTTTCCATGTAATTTGCATCATATTTCTCTAGTGTGTCCTGATCTTTGGCAATGATCACACCATGgtctttttttattcaaaatattacCATTAGAATAATGGCGAACAACTTGGGAAGCCAATACTGATTAATTTTTCTTGGCAGCTATGGTAGACAACTTTCAGACATTAgccgtaccctgtgcagattcttcctgatgctaacatttgaaattatgtagcagaaaatgtttaataatgaattcatgagatgcaatgcatatgtctgtcttgaattttttgaaaaacattaaaacaaaagatgtaagagcgtgatatttgtaaaaacgcgatatcaactcagcatttatggaaaaccttaaggagtcaggataccttttgatgacagtatgctttcgaactaaccatgcttcagttaggactttcaagggttgtaacgtggcttggttcacggtttaagaaacaaaggataatggctcaacgcttatttgtacccatcccaatcttcatgatgttcttcaatcctatgctcagttagctttgagtttaagtcctagcagagcttgGAGTCATAAtactgacatttgatgatggttagagcactggaagtttatttggacagacatccatccttttttgtaatattttcttttgtcgaggatttttagcaacctcttttTTTACTTTGTTATCCCTTAACTTTTGcatgaactgtttattttgagattacagtcagcgggatgttttgatttttgataagtctccttcataggttttgacttaacatctttttcttttttggtggatattgactgcctgacttaatggttacgggaacccatcattatttgtgtaaacaacagctagtataattgagttaactgagtaactaccctgcccctagttaTGATTtaaagcttttgatagccaaactcACCTTGCAAGAATTTCTCTCGAAGCTTTTGATAGCCTAACTCACCTTGCAAGAATTTCTCTagaagcttttgagagccaaaatcaCTCTTGCAAATTCTCTTCCCAACCTTTCccaaatcactcaaagctctccTTCCCAAAAAGTTAGTGAGATTAACATTGAATCTTAGTAATCTTTAAGATAAACCTTTATCCAAACACTTTTTCTTCATCCATTATTGGTAGATCAAGGCTTGTTGGTGTTTGTTCTTGAAGAAGTTGATTTCAATTGGTAATTTCTAGATccacttgttagaacaagattgagaatctatgttcaaaatctagttttgatgataacaagcatttattttgtgagtaacaattttattactaatggtttcatttagtgtgcagatattatgtcaTAAATCTTATACATGATACATTAGAAAAAAGTACAACAATTACATCCAAAAGATTGACGAAGCTAAACATTATTATCAGATGTTTTGATCAAGAACACGACAAACCAGCCAACATCGGAAAATCAGAAGTAAAGAAGAAATAATGAGGAACAAGACCATTCAGaagaacaagcaatatcaatgCCTACATACAACAAGCACataatcagaaagtacatcagaagcctCAAGGAAATGAATaagaaagacatcagaagatcacGCAAGTATAAAGATCAAaagttctgaagttacaagtTCTTAAGACTATGATACAGTGACATATAAAATACAAACATCAGTAGAAGTCACGTACAAGCTAGTGAAGATTCTACAGCTCAGCATACAGAATCAAATAAAATCCAAAGATCCTAGAATCAAAAGAagagccgttagaaacatcatcacgtGCAAaacagttacaacatttaaaaggaacaactcccaaggttgaaagaagaagcaagctacaTGCAACACATTGAAGAAAGAAAACCAGAGTAGCACGCTAACTGACATCAGGATAAGGTTCTGTCATGGAAACATGCAGCCAATCAATACCAAGCATTCAAATCCATACTCAACCAGATTGCAACGGCTGCATTCCAACGGTAACCACTCATCAAGCTATAAATAGAACCAAATCTTCAAACTTGAAGCGTATGGAGTGACCATAAAATATGGAATCCGTCCATCCTACTCAAAgtgaaaaattaatttatcaagaatAAAGAAGGAGTGATCATTCATCCCTTGAATGGATCTGGAAGAGAAAAAGACAACATCCATTAAGGATCATCCATGGAGATAAGAAGAAAGTGTGCAACCAAAGAAATATTCTgcacaaaagaaagaagaaagaatctGCAAAGTACATCTGTGTATTTGTAGATGAAGCAGCTGAGCATGAACACTTAATTGAACAAATATgaaaacatgcatcagaagatacaagaggcaacacatagaCTGTATGTGATTATCAACAACACTGAAATATACATATCATACGCCTGTACAATACAAGTGAGAGAAAATGTGTGAGAAAGCAAACACACTTCAGAAGATATACAAGAGGCAACATACACTATGTGTATGATGGTTAAATGTTGAAATACACATCATATGCCTACAATGAAGAATCtctcagaggatgaagaagaaaacctgCATGCTATGCAGAATGCTCTATCGAGGAGAATTGAAGACATCcaagaatacttgatcaagcATTAATTGATCATGTCGAAAGACAAAGggaactgaatacactgagttgttgctcataGAGTGTTTTCATGTTTACTGATGCTGATCAATGTGTCATCAGCTATTATCAGCTTAATGATCggtattgaagaagaagatgaagatcaagacAAAAGCAACCTACATAAGAGCTGCTGCTCtttatctgctttcagaagaagaagatatcaTCCAAAAGTTCAAGAATAGAAGACTAcaagtttattttttattcttgtatttaattgtaaaacacatagagttgttactcataatgtgttatatcttaggaaacttctgctagattgtttaggctccagaagtgacttctagtcagtgagtcGTAAACATATGTATTGAGAATATGAGACCATATGCTAGAATGAGAAGCACATCTGTAAATCTCCAgaagatgccttgagcgaccagtTGCGGTCAGAAGCTTAAGAAGAACGGCcattgtggaaatctcttggagaccGTGTGAGGGTCAGGAGTCCatgagtcaatggatgttatatttcgtggagatcactgaacagtccataGCAGTCAGTCACATCAGGTAGCTGTGCAGGGAGTTAGAAACAACGCAttgttgtgcaggttactagattgatgaacattatatctagaagggatcactgaacggttcagtcatctaggggttagtcactcgcgggtagcttgtgcagggttagtcacaacactTGGTTGTGTAGGTTGTTAGTCACAAAGGAGGATCGTGCAggtgtaatcatgatttggttatagtggattaagacctctgttgagaggcaaatcacctgaagaaggtggactggaggtagcaaAAACATGTTTTAAATTATGAAATGTTAACAACATTTAAGAGTGTTTGAATGAAGATATTTTaatgagaaaaaaataatttttaaggaaatttaaaatgacttgatcaaaatttattatttggataaaaaatatagagaattattaaaatgaaggaaatttataattttttttgtttaagctaaaattaaagaatttcaaattaaacaaaaaaaaaaggaatttgaaatttctttatcACTCTATACATTATGAATTTtaaaatcattattattaatcTTTTCAATTTTGCAAGTTGGTcccatattttttaaaacaaattaaattgtcccccaaaagtaaaaaaatacaaataactaaTTAGCTCTTAAAAATTTctctttaaatttttaaaagttaCAAATCGGTCTGTaatcttaaaaaaattattttaacaaaatatttttaaaactcataaaaataacaatgtaattttaatattctattaaaaaaattaaaattaaatagatttcaaattttaattaaatcatttaaatggTTTAAAACTCTAAATTCATTCAAAATTTTATATTACGTCATTCAAAAAGGATTAATTTTCGTGACAATACAATAATACCCTTAAATTTTAGAAATATCTTTTCGGACGCACCTCAAACGCATACAATTCACGTGTTTTTGAATAATGCTCAAATTTTATGactaaatttatttcaaaaatatatttttaaaatgtcttaaaaaaataatgatacaTTCAGAGATGTACTTTTGAAATCtaattgatatttttggattttaaCGTGCTGTTTTTCCATCCTATAGGATTCACTAAGAAATTCCCTAACAAAATCATATTAAATTGGGATTGGGTAATTTCAACCCATTTTGAAATATGGGCCAGCATCAATAGTAATGGACTACCCATTTGCCCAACTCTTTCCCGTTTATGTAATCAAACTTCAAATTCCCAAATCCCTAATATTCTTCATTCTCCACTCTCTTCGGTAAAACTCAGGTTCTGAttctcacaaatttcaactttccTTTCTTCTCATCATCTTTAGTTTCTACCATATACTTAACATCAACACTGTGTTCcccttttcctttgatttttcaGTGAGTTACAATGGTTGAATCGCTCTTTGAAGATATTTTTAGAGTTGAGAAATTGAATCCAGATGACAAAAAATTGTTCGAAAAAGGTACTGAAACtcttttattatcattttttttttcgaTTTTATGGTTAGTGAAATGTGAATTTTTATActgatttttttgtttaattggtGGTTAAGTTAATCGCATTGAAGCAAGAAGTGAAAGGTTTGATATGTTTATGCACTTAGACATCAATTCTGAGCTGTATCCGTTGAAAGAGGGACAGAAGTTTTTTCTCAAGGTTGTTTCAACACTCAACCCTGATGGTACCCCTGATACTGGCTACTATAATCCGGTAATCGATTTCATTACATATTGTTTGTTATTGTTCTGTTACATGCATTCTTGTAGGAATCAATTTGAATTAAAATGTATGATGATAAAtaatagtgtttttttttttattgaaatgatccTGTTATAAGGGAAATGATATAGTTAAGATTAACTGACAATCACTAACAGTAACCTTTGTAAACCAAACTTTCGCATTGAAAGTATGTGCGTGTGTGTCTGGTGTTTGATGTGTGTCTGTATCCATCGTTGACATGACACTGATACATCTGGTTACATTCTATCACATTCGTGTTCTTAAATTATAATGTGTCAGTGTTGTATACAATGTTTGTGATTGTGTCGGTGCTTGTTATTGAGAGACTCTAACTCTCTTGATCAAATGTAACTAATTCGTTGGACTTAACTAATCAAACCTTTCTTTTTCTTAAATGGATTATAATGGATGTCAAGAGAACCATGGTGTAAGATTATATACCTTTCTGCAATGTTTATGTGTATCTTTCATGTGAATTTAATGGATAGTGCATATGGTAGTGATAGCCTCAAGCACGCAACACAGCCTTTTGCATCAGAAGTTATAGGATATACTAATGGATTCTGGTTTTTGTTACGTCATCTATAATCTACTATAAGTGCCCAGGGTCTTGGTTGTGTAACTCTCTAGCTTATGACTTATGAGTCAGGTCTAAGAGGCTCCACTAATTTACCTTGACTCTCGAGTTTAATAACCTTGCGCAGAACCAAGCAGTGTTGTCAAATATCGGTCGGCGGATGGATATATGCGGTGGATTTTTTGATAACTGATATggaaaatttgtgaaagatggtggCGCTACGGTGCTATATGTCAACCAGCATTTTTGGTTCTGGGCTTTCTGCTATCCATCATAGATAACATTGGGGTCAAGCAAAAATGACACTATTAAATAATTTAGAGGGTGAACTAGTGTTTTTGGCTTATGAAAAAGGTCTCGATGTAGGTAAAATATAGGGGAAAAAGTTATTGACAAGTAGGAAAACAGTCAtgcttttttttatcatttacaaTTTATACTGCGCTTATGATCTTTCCTTTTACAACCCTaagatatttttatttcaaaattaaaaacaattgCAGCTGCTCTTAAAAGTTTTAATGCGAAGTAACATTACTTGCAGTGACGGTATAGTAGTGTGAATAAAGTTTGTGCGAGTAAAATTACTGTGATCTGTAGCTCCCATTTATAACTGTAGTTTCTTGTGCCCTTGGccattttctctttttatgcTTGCTACTTCATTCCTTTGATTGCTGTATGTTAAATCGTTAATCCTTAATTTTCCTAACAACAatctgcttcttttttttttccttataaTTCCTTAGGGAAATCGCCAATCTTTGGCTGATACCTTTGAATATGTCATGTATGGAAAGCTCTACAGAGTAACCGAGAGCACTGGGCGTGAAAAAGCGTAAGTCTTTAGCTGCTTGAATTCATCACATTGTTTTTAATAGTACTAAGTGGCGCATGCTGTTTTCAAGTGGTGCAGTTCACTTGTTAAGAGTAATTGCTTTCTCGAGATTTAGAACTAGAACGTCAATCCGCAGATGTTTTTTCTCGAGCAACTCCCCTGTTAGAGTTTGAATGTTATGTTTGCATTATGATTTAAGGCTGTGCTGTGGCTTATTTATAGTCTTtgttgttaattttatttttggcaGAGAGTTACTTATTTCATTTGGTGGGCTTCTGATGATGATGAAGGGAGATCACTCTCATTTCAACAAGTTTGAGCTTGATCAAAGGTTGTATCTTCTGATTAGGAAAGTCTGAAGTTCAAACTAAAAGTGTTTCTAACATCAATGTTTGGAAGGTTTGTTTACCGTTTGTAATACTAATGCGGAGTCTTTGCGACCTGATgatgttttaaaaacaaatagtTGGACCTTGAAGTAACTTTTGGCAGAAATTATCCAAACAAAATGTAATTTGGCGCTTAAAGTTTGATTTATGTCTGTTTCTTGATTTATTTTCtcacatctttttcttttttaaagaaCATCATCATTTTCTTTATAATATACAAATATTATCTAAACTCACACTATCTTTTTTCATAAAAGCTAGAGAACTCTTAACACCACATATTGGTTTTGAAACCTCTAACTTTTCCCTTTCTACATTTCTCTAACTCTCGTATTTTACTTTCTCACTTTTTTTCTCTCACAATTTCTTTTataatatacaaatattatttaatgTCACTTAAACTTTTTCTCCTAATATTTGTATTGAATGGAAGGAAATAAGCTTTTTTTATTCCCACTTGTAGCTTGTAAAACGAAATGACTATTAATAGACTAACTAAATTCCAACTACATGATAGAAACTTCAAATATTAGCAAAGAAAATTTTATCAATGCAATCTATTATATACCTATAAATCTGTCCACTATCAAATTTATAAAGATGAGTATGGTCAATCATATAACTTGTAAGGTTTCTTTGAATTCGTAATCCAGCCAAAAACTGCATTTGAAAAAAATTACAATTGAAACAAATATGGTCATGTACTATTTATGTAGATTTTTTCTTTTatgtatattaataaaaaaatatatataaactaCTAAATGATATATTCATAGAGTATATGTATGTATCCCTTTTATGTGCATATATACTTATCTAAAGTATATGTATAAGAGGTGTATCTTATATTCATGTAATCTTATCTAAACCAGATGATATACACTTAAAGCttttaaacataaaacaaaattaaacttcTAAGCTATATGTTAAGTTCCTTCACCTAAGAGGTATATACATATCCATTTTATTTACACATATTTATATGTAGCATTATGAGCTTCCTCATACTCTGTCAGCAAATGTTTCATTCCCCTTAGAGCTTCTTCAGTGGAAAACACTTTTTGTGGGGCCAAAGTGATTTAtaagatttaaaaaatatatagttgATTTGAGTAGTTTTTACTTTAATGGTGGTTGTTTATAACGAACCAAAACTTGATCTCAAATTTTACATATTTTATTTgtaattaattttgatttgagTTATTTTACATTTAATGAAATAAAGTAATAATATTTTATGTTTGAAATTGAATAGTTTAAAGATGCTCTTTTAAAAAATGTcttatttgtgtttttttttctttttttataattctCCCATTACAATATTCTTGCattatttattactattattattattattatttatctacttctatatttttatttattaacttttattttactCAACTATTCCATCAACTCTAATTAATAAGAGTATTCTAATAAATGATATTAAATTTATCAATAAAACTCATAcatctaattattttcttaagaATCTCAAGACGGAAAgagtattattaattattatagttagaaaaatttaattttaagtaTATGATATGAATCTTTTTTATATTACTTGTGCTTCTAATTTAAAACATCagttttaatattttgtattattatttgattatttaaaataaataaatagataaaatagatttaaaatattatattattattaattaatatttataattagttaataattaatgaaattaatGGAGTTTCATAACACATTTTTTATTTGTGTGCGTGTGATTTAACAGTGAAACGCTTGGGTCCTGAGAATATGTTAATCTCAAGGTCTCAAGTTTGAAATCCGCTAGGTTcaaattacttattaaaaaaaacacattttttatttcatttgaaaggtataatattaaattactttTACTAATTGATTTGTAATGATACTTATATCAAATTGcatattaaaaaaacatattttttattttgatttgaaaggtataatattaaattactttTACTAATTAAGATTTGTAATGATACTTATAGTTAATGATAGCTTtgagtttaaaataatatatagttGTTCTAAAAGTTTAGGAAGagagattaataataataataaataaaaaaaagagtaaTAGATGATTTAGTAATTGTAGTGGTATGTAGAGAGATAGTTAAATGGTTAGTGGCAGTGATGATATGTAAagacaaaaataatttaaacattataaaattataaaatatcctATTTATTCTCAAAAAGTTTAGAGGAAAAATATAATAGAGGAGAGATGTGTATAATATTATATGCCATGTATATAAATCATATAATATTATAAACATTTTTATTATGTAGCATGATTTgccatgttttaaaaaaaatttgtcatttaaaaaattgaaacatcattcattttaagtgcaaaaatataaaaaattgattaaaactatttaaatttaaaataagtatATCAATTTCATAAATCAGATCAAATAAGGGGATCAACATTGTAATTAAGcataatatttttgaattttaaatataaaaataaagtttcATGGGAAAATAATGCAAgttcaaatggaaaaaaaatgAAGTTCTGGCTGTAGAAAGAAGACATCTATGTAGTTTAGTGGAAGGTTAATCAAGATCTTGATAGTGCTCttgtttttctataaaaaaatcttCATTTCAAGATCAATATTAGGGTATTGTTCGTTATATCCCATGAGCTACTCACATATCCTATCCAAATTTTAACTCACATATCctatccaaattttaaaattcaGAAGCACCCAATACAcaataaattttctaaaagaacaCGTTAAATCATAGGtaaaattttggattttgaaatATGGATTAACAACTTACAAATATTGAAACCGAGACGCGCTTCAACACACCGCTTTTTGAAACCAGAGTGTTTGAGGTTCTTCTAAGAAATATCGATAGGAACAATCGTCTGAATAGGTTCAATATCATGTATAACATCTTTATTGTCAGCCCTTTTTCTAGATTCATAATTTCTTGGTTTCTTAGAAAAGCCttttttttccattttgactCCATAGGATTTTGTGACAGGTGTGGGCTCGAAGGTTTTGTTGATATTAAATTGTTGActcatttttgaaaaaatttgatgAGAGAGATGGGCGGTTTATGAGAACCAAGTGAGAGAGAGATGATTCTTTAGGAGTGTGGGCTCAGAGAGATTTTGAACTTGAGTTAAAATAAGAGAAGGGCGCCTTGTTTCTTGTGTAGTAATGATCACATGAGAGAGAAACGTCCTTGATTGCGATAAATTGTCACACATGTAAAAGTCAATAACACCCTTCCTTTTTTCCAGACCCATACTTGCTTTGAGGGATTAAATGACAATACTTAAGAAACTTAGTGTCTTTCTTTCTTAGTCTCATCATAACTTCAGGCTTCACATGTTAGACAAAATGTCCTAAGATATGGTCTGGATTTTCACAACTCTTAGTTATCTTGAGTTCTTCATTACCACTCTCAACAtatatagttttatttatttcacCTATGTTTCCCACATACATTGCCTTCAGGCTATGATGTTGGAGCATCGTGTGGGACATCTTGTTCTGCAACATTTTTGTCTCATCTTCTAAGCTTGCTTAAGGTTGACTTCTGGTCCACATATAATAATTTTCTTTGGACATTGATCCCTTCATTATCAATTTATGATCTTTTTTGGTGACACTGCATTCAATCTTATTCAATTCCACCTTCAAACCTTTATCACATAGTTGACTTATGTTGATCAAGTTTGCAACAAGACCTtctaccatcagaacttcatcaAGGCTAAGGAAACCTGAGCTAACAAATTTtcctttgatattttttttatagctCCATCACCAGTCATATGTtgtgaacatccactatcaaaataccaattCTCTCTAGAGGAACCTCTAAGAGAAACATGACTTAAGAGGAACTTTATAAATTCCTTGGGTTTCCACACTTTTCTTTGCTTGAGTCTTCTTCCATTTTCTCTTGTTGAGCCTTGGATGACTATAGGATTGAGGTTATGACCATATCTACCACAGTGGTAACATCTTTTTTGAAGAGTTCTTGTAACCTTTTTGTCTCATCTTCTAAGCTTGCTTAAGGTTGACTTCTGGTCCACATATAATAATTTTCTTTGGACATTGATCCCTTCATTATCAATTTATGATCTTTTTTGGTGACACTGCATTCAATCTTATTGAATTCCACCTTCAAACCTTTATCACATAGTTGACTTATGTTGATCAAGTTTGCAACAAGACCTtctaccatcagaacttcatcaATGCTAAGGAAACCTGAGCTAACCAATTTTCCTTTGATATTTTTTTCTAGCTCCATCACCAGTCATATGTtgtgaacatccactatcaaaataccaattCTCTCTGGAGGAACCTCTAAGAGAAACATGAGTTAAGAGGAACTTTATAAATTCCTTGGGTTTCCACACTTTTCTTTGCTTGAGTCTTCTTCCATTTTCTCTTGTCGAGCCTTGGATGACTATAGGATTGAGGTTATGACCATATCTACCATAGTGGTAACATCTTTTTTGAAGAGTTCTTGTAACCTATTTGTCTCATCTTCTAAGCTTGCTTAAGGTTGACTTCTGGTCCACATATAATAATTTTCTTTGGACATTGATCCCTTCATTATCAATTTATGATCTTTTTTGGTGACACTGCATTCAATCTTATTGAATTCCACCTTCAAACCTTTATCACATAGTTGACTTATGTTGATCAAGTTTGAAACAAGACCTtctaccatcagaacttcatcaAGGCTAAGGAAACCTGAGCTAACCAATTTTCCTTTGATATTTTTTCTAGCTCCATCACCAGTCATATGTtgtgaacatccactatcaaaataccaattCTCTCTGGAGGAACCTCTAAGAGACACATGAGTTAAGAGGAACTTTATAAATTCCTTGGGTTTTCACACTTTTCTTTGCTTGAGTCTTCTTCCATTTTCTCTTGTTGAGCCTTGGATGACTATAGGATTGAGGTTATGACCATATCTACCACAGTGGTAACATCTTTCTTGAAG is a window from the Vicia villosa cultivar HV-30 ecotype Madison, WI unplaced genomic scaffold, Vvil1.0 ctg.001627F_1_1, whole genome shotgun sequence genome containing:
- the LOC131636079 gene encoding DNA-directed RNA polymerases II, IV and V subunit 8B-like is translated as MVESLFEDIFRVEKLNPDDKKLFEKVNRIEARSERFDMFMHLDINSELYPLKEGQKFFLKVVSTLNPDGTPDTGYYNPGNRQSLADTFEYVMYGKLYRVTESTGREKAELLISFGGLLMMMKGDHSHFNKFELDQRLYLLIRKV